From Citricoccus sp. SGAir0253, a single genomic window includes:
- the eno gene encoding phosphopyruvate hydratase yields the protein MDLVDGRFTVVGLSALEVLDSRGHPTLQVQVRLGDGTTAVAGVPAGASTGSREAVEARDGDPDRYGGKGVLGAVAHVEGELRELACSRPWNSVEQLDAVMVDADGTANKSRFGVNAIVGVSMAVARAAAGGQELFQALRPPGVSPRLPVPHFNVLNGGVHAGNALDFQEFMIAPVGAPSFAEAVRAGAGVYAALGGLLRRAGHDTGLGDEGGFAPQLERPEEVLSLLVGAIEAAGYTAGREGVAIALDPAASEFYRDGAYHVAGQVLSSAEMIERYAQIVVDFPVWSIEDGLAEDDWGGWAKLTERLGDTTQIVGDDLFVTDPRIIAEAIDRGVGNAALIKPNQIGTVTETLEAMRTCRTAGYAQMVSHRSGETCDSFIADLAVGTGCGQLKSGAPARGERVAKYNRLLGIAADHPSLAYGLPEGVR from the coding sequence ATGGACTTGGTGGATGGCCGGTTCACGGTGGTGGGGCTGTCGGCCCTGGAGGTCCTGGACTCTCGGGGTCATCCGACCTTGCAGGTCCAGGTTCGTCTGGGCGATGGGACCACGGCGGTGGCGGGGGTGCCCGCGGGGGCATCGACCGGGTCCCGGGAGGCGGTCGAGGCCCGCGACGGCGACCCCGACCGGTACGGGGGCAAGGGCGTGTTGGGGGCGGTGGCCCATGTGGAGGGGGAACTGCGCGAGCTGGCCTGCTCCAGGCCGTGGAACTCGGTGGAGCAGCTCGATGCGGTGATGGTCGACGCCGACGGCACCGCCAACAAGTCGCGGTTCGGGGTGAACGCGATCGTGGGGGTCTCGATGGCGGTGGCCCGTGCTGCGGCCGGGGGCCAGGAGTTGTTCCAGGCCCTGCGACCGCCCGGGGTCTCGCCGCGTCTGCCGGTGCCGCATTTCAACGTCCTGAATGGGGGGGTGCACGCCGGCAATGCCCTGGACTTTCAGGAGTTCATGATTGCCCCGGTCGGGGCGCCGTCGTTCGCCGAGGCGGTTCGGGCCGGTGCGGGCGTCTACGCGGCGCTGGGCGGGTTGTTGCGCCGGGCCGGACACGACACCGGGCTCGGTGATGAGGGAGGATTCGCTCCGCAGCTCGAGCGTCCCGAGGAGGTGCTATCCCTGTTGGTGGGCGCGATCGAGGCGGCCGGTTATACGGCCGGCCGCGAAGGAGTGGCGATCGCCCTGGACCCGGCCGCTAGCGAGTTCTACCGGGACGGGGCCTACCACGTGGCCGGGCAGGTGCTCTCCAGTGCGGAGATGATCGAGCGCTACGCCCAGATTGTGGTGGACTTCCCGGTGTGGTCGATCGAGGATGGCTTGGCCGAGGACGACTGGGGTGGGTGGGCCAAGCTCACCGAACGCCTCGGGGATACCACTCAGATCGTGGGCGATGACCTGTTCGTGACCGATCCGAGGATCATCGCCGAGGCCATCGACCGGGGGGTGGGCAATGCGGCGTTGATCAAGCCCAACCAGATCGGCACCGTGACCGAGACCCTGGAGGCCATGCGGACCTGCCGGACCGCGGGCTACGCGCAGATGGTGTCCCACCGTTCCGGGGAGACCTGCGACAGTTTCATCGCGGACCTGGCGGTGGGCACCGGGTGCGGTCAGCTCAAGTCCGGGGCTCCGGCTCGAGGCGAGCGGGTCGCCAAGTACAACCGGTTGTTGGGCATCGCTGCCGATCACCCGTCCCTGGCGTACGGACTGCCGGAAGGGGTGCGGTGA
- a CDS encoding universal stress protein: protein MSLIPARPWHGDPTGTIVVFGVLPDQDPAVIHAAAAFTARMGGSFVCVWADRTHVTVQRHLDGTMDITPLDPDGVDDPDHPGREAQLYADLLSILGQAPAPWRFRYATGAPARALHEIAEELDAVAIALGTREKGFAAWAAEHIDGPVAVRLAQHQHRPVILIPHPDTTATETHP, encoded by the coding sequence ATGAGCTTGATCCCGGCCCGCCCCTGGCACGGGGACCCCACCGGCACGATCGTGGTCTTCGGGGTGCTGCCCGACCAGGACCCGGCGGTCATCCACGCTGCGGCGGCGTTCACGGCCCGGATGGGCGGGTCCTTTGTGTGCGTGTGGGCCGACCGGACCCATGTCACCGTCCAACGCCACCTGGACGGAACGATGGATATCACCCCGTTGGATCCCGACGGGGTGGACGACCCGGACCACCCCGGCCGCGAGGCCCAGCTCTACGCCGACCTGCTGAGCATCCTGGGCCAGGCCCCGGCCCCCTGGCGGTTCCGCTATGCCACCGGCGCCCCGGCCCGGGCCCTGCACGAGATCGCCGAAGAACTCGACGCGGTGGCGATCGCCCTGGGCACTCGGGAGAAGGGGTTCGCCGCGTGGGCGGCCGAGCACATCGACGGGCCGGTGGCCGTGCGCCTGGCCCAGCACCAGCACCGCCCGGTGATCCTGATCCCGCACCCGGACACCACCGCCACGGAGACCCACCCGTGA
- a CDS encoding DUF2127 domain-containing protein has protein sequence MFLAGIILKGLDGVAELIGGLMLMLGDPALVHRFVLRLTQPELAEDPQDFIATHLLHASGTLTGAGVHYAALYLLAHGAVKVVLVTALLANRLWAYPWTISVLVAFIAYQLYQLAVSPTAGLITLTVFDILVVILTWHQYHRQLERRNTATEP, from the coding sequence ATGTTCCTGGCGGGCATCATCCTCAAGGGGCTCGACGGCGTGGCCGAACTCATCGGCGGCCTGATGCTGATGCTCGGCGACCCGGCACTGGTCCACCGGTTCGTCCTCCGGCTGACGCAGCCGGAACTCGCCGAGGACCCCCAGGACTTCATCGCCACTCACCTGCTGCACGCCTCCGGAACCCTCACCGGCGCCGGTGTGCACTACGCCGCCCTCTATCTACTGGCCCACGGGGCGGTCAAGGTCGTGCTCGTCACCGCCCTGCTGGCCAACCGGCTCTGGGCCTACCCCTGGACGATCAGCGTCCTGGTGGCCTTCATCGCCTACCAGCTCTACCAGCTAGCCGTCTCGCCCACGGCCGGCCTAATCACCCTCACCGTCTTCGACATCCTGGTCGTCATCCTCACCTGGCACCAATATCACCGCCAACTCGAACGCCGGAACACCGCCACGGAGCCCTAG
- a CDS encoding arsenic resistance protein, whose product MIGWLERWQIPLYLAALGVGAVFGLAAPSTAPALELAINPVLMVLLYATFLGVPLTRLGRALRDGRFLTGLLVLNFIVVPVVVYALSRFVADDQALLLGVLLVLLTPCIDYVIVFSGLAGAAHDRLLAAAPLLMLAQMLLLPAYLGLFMGPGLFQVLDVAPFLEAFLLLIVAPLTLAAITQYVATRSAAARKVMEVMEALMVPLMMTTLAVVVASQIAAVRADLSSLLRVIPLYVAFLVVMVPLGVLAGRVFGQDAPATRAVVFSGATRNSLVVLPLALALPESLALAAVVVVTQTLVELVGMVTYVRLIPRLVPHPAVPAPH is encoded by the coding sequence ATGATCGGCTGGCTGGAACGGTGGCAAATCCCCCTATACCTGGCCGCCCTCGGGGTCGGCGCGGTGTTCGGGCTGGCCGCCCCGTCCACCGCCCCGGCCCTGGAGCTGGCGATCAACCCGGTACTGATGGTGCTGCTGTACGCCACGTTCCTGGGCGTGCCACTGACCCGGCTGGGCCGGGCCCTGCGCGATGGCCGCTTCCTGACCGGGTTGCTGGTGCTGAACTTCATCGTCGTCCCGGTCGTGGTCTACGCGCTCTCCAGGTTCGTCGCCGACGACCAGGCCCTGCTGCTGGGGGTGTTGCTGGTGCTGCTGACCCCGTGCATCGACTACGTCATCGTCTTCTCCGGCCTCGCCGGGGCCGCCCACGACCGGCTGCTGGCCGCGGCCCCGCTGCTGATGCTCGCGCAGATGCTGCTGCTGCCTGCCTACCTGGGCCTGTTCATGGGCCCAGGACTGTTCCAGGTTCTAGACGTCGCCCCGTTCCTCGAGGCCTTCCTGCTGTTGATCGTCGCCCCGCTGACCCTGGCCGCGATCACCCAGTACGTGGCCACCCGCTCCGCCGCCGCCCGGAAGGTCATGGAGGTGATGGAGGCGTTGATGGTGCCGCTGATGATGACCACCCTCGCCGTCGTGGTCGCCTCCCAGATCGCCGCCGTCCGGGCGGATCTGTCCTCGCTGCTGCGGGTCATCCCGCTCTACGTCGCCTTCCTGGTCGTGATGGTCCCGCTGGGGGTGCTCGCCGGTCGGGTCTTCGGCCAGGACGCGCCGGCGACCCGGGCGGTGGTGTTCTCCGGGGCCACCCGTAACTCCCTGGTCGTGCTGCCCCTGGCCCTGGCTCTGCCCGAGTCCCTGGCCCTGGCCGCGGTCGTCGTGGTCACCCAGACCCTCGTCGAGCTCGTCGGCATGGTTACCTACGTCCGGCTCATCCCACGCCTAGTTCCACACCCCGCGGTCCCCGCGCCGCACTGA
- a CDS encoding CrcB family protein — protein MSRPAHLNPVLILVVAAGGAVGTLARYGLSTAIPSRGGWPLSTLVENLVGAFLLGLLLEALVRAGDETPRRRLVRLGAGTGVLGGFTTFSTFALEVEHLLATGASGAALGYFAASLIGGFLTCLAGITLAAGRHRRRTQAVPIDPNQDPGQDTGQDTGQDTGKDSDQGATSVRRRDGERS, from the coding sequence GTGAGCCGGCCCGCCCACCTGAATCCGGTGCTGATCCTGGTGGTTGCCGCCGGCGGGGCGGTCGGCACCCTGGCCCGCTACGGGTTGAGCACCGCGATTCCCTCCCGGGGTGGGTGGCCGCTGTCGACCCTGGTGGAGAACCTGGTCGGGGCGTTCCTGCTCGGGCTGCTGCTCGAGGCCCTGGTCCGGGCCGGGGATGAGACCCCGCGGCGGCGCCTGGTCCGGCTCGGCGCCGGAACCGGGGTGCTGGGCGGGTTCACCACCTTCTCCACCTTCGCCCTGGAGGTCGAACACCTACTGGCCACCGGGGCCTCCGGCGCGGCCCTGGGTTACTTCGCCGCCTCCCTCATCGGGGGGTTCCTCACCTGTCTGGCCGGCATCACCCTGGCCGCCGGCCGTCACCGGCGGCGCACCCAAGCCGTGCCCATCGACCCGAACCAGGACCCCGGCCAAGACACCGGCCAGGACACCGGCCAGGACACCGGCAAGGACTCAGACCAGGGTGCGACGTCGGTGCGCCGGCGGGACGGTGAGCGGTCATGA
- a CDS encoding universal stress protein: MLGLIPGLGRGGTARGVGVQGVKPVVVGVDGSVASVEALRQARVLAGLMGCPVQALMAWQRPETTWEYLPPAGFSFEEDARTRLADAVAQALGDEMASGVEQVVREGSAARVLREASRGARMLVVGNRGHGGLAGLLLGSVSSAVAAHAACSVLVVHRPAA; this comes from the coding sequence ATGCTGGGCCTGATCCCTGGCCTCGGGCGTGGGGGAACTGCCAGGGGGGTGGGGGTGCAGGGAGTGAAGCCGGTCGTGGTCGGGGTGGATGGGTCTGTGGCCTCGGTGGAGGCTTTGCGCCAGGCCCGGGTTCTGGCCGGGCTGATGGGGTGCCCGGTGCAGGCGCTCATGGCGTGGCAACGACCGGAAACGACGTGGGAGTACTTGCCTCCGGCTGGGTTCAGCTTCGAGGAGGATGCCCGGACCCGGTTGGCCGATGCGGTCGCGCAGGCTCTGGGCGATGAGATGGCCTCGGGGGTGGAGCAGGTGGTCCGGGAGGGTTCTGCTGCCCGGGTGCTGCGCGAGGCCAGCCGGGGGGCAAGGATGCTGGTGGTCGGCAACCGGGGTCACGGCGGGTTGGCGGGCTTGTTGTTGGGTTCGGTGAGTTCGGCCGTGGCGGCCCATGCCGCCTGCTCGGTGTTGGTGGTCCACCGTCCTGCAGCATAA
- a CDS encoding potassium channel family protein has protein sequence MTMERWRTLTEWPLMLLAVAYLAVYSWEVLSPQTIPEGPASAALQAIWIAFAVHYAVSLILAPAKRSWFLRNLHELAIVALPMLRPLRLLRLLATLNVINKIAGTALRGRVLIYVTGGSALLVYIAALAMYDAEAGHPDSLITRFGDAVWWAIVSVTTVGYGDLYPVTLTGRLIAIGLMIYGIALLGVVTATLASWIIEQVAAEEEKSTAATEAHIDRLGAEIAELRRFLTDGTQRPS, from the coding sequence ATGACCATGGAACGATGGCGGACGCTCACGGAATGGCCCCTCATGCTTTTGGCAGTGGCCTACCTGGCTGTGTACAGCTGGGAAGTCCTCTCGCCCCAGACGATCCCGGAAGGCCCGGCTTCGGCAGCTCTCCAAGCCATCTGGATTGCTTTCGCCGTCCACTACGCCGTCAGCCTCATCCTGGCGCCGGCCAAGCGCTCTTGGTTCCTCCGGAACCTGCATGAGCTAGCGATCGTTGCCCTGCCGATGCTGCGTCCCCTGCGTCTGCTTCGGCTGCTAGCCACCCTGAACGTGATCAACAAGATCGCCGGCACCGCCCTGCGTGGTCGGGTGCTCATCTACGTCACGGGCGGCTCGGCACTGCTGGTCTACATCGCTGCCCTGGCCATGTACGACGCCGAGGCGGGGCACCCGGATTCTCTGATCACCCGGTTCGGAGACGCCGTGTGGTGGGCCATCGTGAGTGTGACGACCGTGGGATATGGGGATCTCTACCCGGTGACACTCACCGGCCGCCTGATCGCTATAGGCCTGATGATCTACGGCATCGCCCTGCTCGGGGTGGTGACCGCGACCCTGGCCTCCTGGATCATCGAGCAGGTAGCGGCGGAGGAGGAGAAAAGCACCGCAGCGACCGAGGCCCACATCGACCGGCTCGGTGCCGAGATCGCAGAGCTCCGCCGCTTCCTGACAGACGGCACCCAGCGACCTTCATGA
- a CDS encoding glycerophosphodiester phosphodiesterase family protein codes for MSRVILTSTAISTLALGASAPAIGSPAPGQNQSTDTPASLSLPLEDESQVWVAAHRGQWRDYPENSLPGILKAAEDGAEVIEIDIKRTQDGHLVLMHDATVDRTTNGTGRVEDLTLAQVKDLRLRQGQGNGPAPVTDLQVPTFTETLEAVKGQNILLNLDKGWEYREQLMAELGAAGMVDYGLFKGAPDAEEANAFMAAYPQAQYMHIINDNQVGDFAKFTTHMPDAIEVAFNTMDDAQAQPEYLAAIEAQTDLWLNSMWNSVGGGYTDEASLRDPDLGWQALVDMGADVIQTDDVRMINAWRAGTDVTRAGMKPSSIRVQAEDYLDDPAHYADSNDRNDCAAGKAIRNPESPVDACDLDGAHIVQYVREGEFFTLEVEVDQPGMYDLSLRHSADTEPGGTVTVNTGEGAGDPVALPNTTHNRAFTVTDLGQYRLDKGTHQIKLSFTHPDYMSVDWLQLDRGQRADQDLMDMGLTAR; via the coding sequence TTGAGCCGAGTCATCCTCACCAGCACCGCTATCAGCACGCTCGCGCTTGGCGCCTCCGCGCCGGCGATCGGGTCCCCCGCCCCGGGGCAGAACCAGTCCACCGATACGCCGGCATCCCTGTCCCTGCCCTTGGAGGACGAGTCCCAGGTGTGGGTTGCCGCCCACCGGGGCCAGTGGCGTGACTACCCCGAGAACTCGCTGCCCGGGATCCTGAAGGCCGCCGAGGACGGCGCCGAGGTGATCGAGATCGACATCAAGCGCACCCAGGACGGGCACCTGGTGTTGATGCACGACGCCACCGTCGATCGCACCACCAACGGGACCGGGCGCGTCGAAGACCTCACCCTGGCCCAGGTCAAGGACCTGCGCCTGCGCCAAGGTCAGGGCAACGGCCCGGCCCCGGTGACCGACCTGCAGGTTCCCACCTTCACCGAGACCCTGGAGGCCGTGAAGGGCCAGAACATCCTGCTCAACCTCGACAAGGGCTGGGAGTACCGCGAGCAGCTGATGGCCGAGCTCGGGGCCGCCGGCATGGTCGACTACGGATTGTTCAAGGGTGCCCCCGACGCCGAGGAGGCCAACGCGTTCATGGCCGCCTACCCGCAGGCCCAATACATGCACATCATCAACGACAACCAGGTGGGCGACTTCGCCAAGTTCACCACCCACATGCCCGACGCCATCGAGGTCGCGTTCAACACGATGGACGACGCCCAGGCCCAGCCCGAGTACTTGGCCGCCATCGAGGCCCAGACCGACCTGTGGCTGAACTCCATGTGGAACTCCGTCGGCGGCGGCTACACCGATGAGGCCTCTCTGCGGGACCCCGACCTGGGCTGGCAGGCCCTGGTGGACATGGGCGCCGATGTCATCCAGACCGACGACGTGCGCATGATCAACGCCTGGCGCGCGGGCACCGACGTGACCCGCGCGGGGATGAAGCCCTCCAGCATCCGGGTCCAGGCCGAGGACTACCTGGATGACCCCGCGCACTACGCGGACAGCAACGACCGCAATGACTGCGCTGCGGGCAAGGCCATCCGCAACCCGGAGTCCCCGGTGGATGCGTGTGACCTCGACGGGGCGCATATCGTCCAGTACGTCCGTGAGGGCGAGTTCTTCACCCTGGAGGTGGAGGTCGACCAGCCGGGCATGTACGACCTGAGCCTGCGCCACTCGGCGGATACCGAGCCCGGCGGGACCGTCACCGTGAACACCGGCGAGGGTGCCGGCGACCCGGTGGCCCTGCCGAACACCACGCACAACCGGGCCTTCACCGTCACCGATCTCGGTCAGTACAGGCTCGACAAGGGCACCCATCAGATCAAACTGTCCTTCACCCACCCCGACTACATGAGCGTCGACTGGCTCCAGCTCGACCG
- a CDS encoding IS256 family transposase has protein sequence MIDPVTGEIIDQKQLAEQLLAQAKEQGVSLVGPGGLLNQLTKNVLETALEAELTEHLGHEHGEVPIAENMRNGTRSKTVLTEIGPVQIEVPRDREGSFEPVIVPKRKRRLDGIDQIVLSLSARGLTTGEIAAHFEEVYGATVSKDTISRITEKVAGELAEWSARPLDSLYPVIFVDAIVVKVRDGQVRNTPFYVVMGVTTNGERDILGIWAGDGAEGARFWLQVFSELKNRGVEDVLIAVCDGLKGLPEAITTTWERTVVQQCIVHLIRNSFRYAGRQHRDGIVKALKPVYTAPSEQAAKDRFAEFRDEWGQRYPAIVQLWESSWAEFVPFLEYDVEIRRVICTTNAIESINARYRRAVRARGHFPNEAAALKCLYLVTRSLDPTGGGRARWVMRWKPALNAFAITFAGRFERTTH, from the coding sequence ATGATCGATCCCGTGACCGGAGAGATCATCGATCAGAAACAACTCGCCGAACAACTGCTCGCCCAGGCCAAGGAGCAAGGCGTGAGCCTGGTCGGCCCCGGCGGGCTGCTCAACCAGCTGACGAAGAACGTGCTGGAAACGGCGCTCGAGGCGGAGCTGACTGAGCACCTCGGCCACGAGCATGGTGAGGTGCCGATCGCGGAGAATATGCGCAACGGCACGAGATCGAAGACGGTGTTGACCGAGATCGGCCCCGTGCAGATCGAGGTGCCGCGGGATCGGGAGGGGTCCTTCGAGCCGGTGATCGTGCCCAAGCGCAAACGGCGCCTGGACGGGATCGACCAGATCGTGCTGTCCCTCTCGGCTCGGGGTTTGACGACCGGGGAGATCGCCGCGCACTTCGAGGAGGTCTACGGAGCCACCGTCTCCAAGGACACCATCTCCAGGATCACCGAGAAGGTCGCCGGGGAACTCGCGGAGTGGTCCGCCCGGCCGCTGGACTCGCTCTACCCGGTGATCTTCGTCGACGCCATTGTGGTCAAGGTCCGGGACGGTCAGGTGCGCAACACCCCGTTCTACGTGGTCATGGGCGTCACCACCAATGGAGAACGCGACATCCTCGGGATCTGGGCCGGTGACGGCGCCGAGGGCGCCCGGTTCTGGCTGCAGGTCTTCTCCGAACTGAAGAACCGGGGCGTGGAGGATGTGCTCATCGCCGTGTGCGATGGGCTCAAGGGCCTGCCGGAGGCGATCACGACCACCTGGGAGCGGACGGTGGTCCAGCAGTGCATCGTGCATCTGATCCGCAACAGCTTCCGCTACGCCGGCCGACAGCACCGCGACGGGATCGTCAAGGCCCTCAAGCCGGTCTACACCGCCCCGAGCGAGCAAGCGGCGAAGGACCGCTTCGCCGAGTTCAGGGACGAGTGGGGTCAGCGGTATCCGGCGATCGTGCAGCTCTGGGAGTCCTCGTGGGCGGAGTTCGTGCCGTTCCTGGAGTACGACGTGGAGATCCGCCGGGTGATCTGCACGACCAACGCGATCGAGTCGATCAACGCCCGCTACCGCCGGGCGGTCCGCGCCCGGGGCCACTTCCCGAACGAGGCAGCCGCCCTGAAGTGTCTGTATCTCGTCACCCGGTCCCTTGATCCCACCGGCGGCGGGAGGGCACGCTGGGTGATGAGGTGGAAGCCGGCGCTCAACGCCTTCGCGATCACCTTCGCCGGACGGTTCGAGAGAACCACTCACTGA
- a CDS encoding MFS transporter, translating into MVTFGVVSLLADLVYEGARSVTGPLLASLGATAVVVGVVTGVGEAAALLLRLVSGPLADRSQRFWAWTLAGYALTVISVPALGMAGTLGVAAALVITERVGKAIRSPAKDAMLSFATSATGRGRGFAVHEALDQCGAVIGPLAVAAVLAATGNHYGPSLAVLALPGVLALALLVWLRSRARDPQEFEPHPHGASTPATGTSPSPGVRGLPPVFWRYAAFTAITMTGFTTFGVLSFHLVTTEVLLPAAVPVLYAGVMVVDAVAALATGWAYDHLGAPVLAVLPVVAALIPVLSFTTSLPLVITGALLWGIGLGIQESTLRATIADLVPTHRRGTAYGIFAAILGVATAAGGALSGALYQTSLALLIGLTIALQLLALIALTLTRAGHRVHD; encoded by the coding sequence GTGGTCACCTTCGGGGTCGTCAGCCTGCTGGCCGATCTGGTCTACGAGGGCGCCCGCTCGGTCACCGGACCGCTCCTGGCCTCGCTGGGAGCCACTGCCGTGGTCGTCGGGGTCGTGACCGGGGTCGGTGAGGCCGCCGCCCTGCTGCTGCGACTGGTCTCGGGCCCGTTGGCCGACCGCAGCCAGCGGTTCTGGGCCTGGACCCTAGCCGGTTACGCACTGACCGTGATCAGCGTGCCGGCCCTGGGCATGGCCGGGACCCTGGGGGTGGCCGCGGCCTTGGTGATTACCGAACGAGTGGGCAAGGCGATCCGCTCCCCGGCCAAGGACGCGATGCTCTCCTTCGCCACCTCCGCCACCGGTCGCGGTCGTGGCTTCGCCGTCCACGAGGCCCTGGACCAGTGTGGTGCCGTGATCGGGCCCCTGGCCGTCGCCGCCGTCCTGGCCGCAACCGGTAACCACTACGGCCCGTCTTTGGCCGTGTTGGCCCTGCCCGGGGTCCTGGCCCTGGCACTGCTGGTGTGGTTGCGCTCCCGCGCCCGCGACCCGCAGGAGTTCGAACCCCACCCCCACGGTGCCTCGACACCGGCCACGGGGACATCCCCGTCCCCCGGTGTCCGGGGGCTGCCCCCGGTCTTCTGGCGTTATGCCGCCTTCACCGCCATCACCATGACGGGGTTCACCACCTTCGGCGTGCTCTCATTCCACCTGGTCACCACCGAGGTTTTGCTCCCGGCCGCGGTCCCTGTGCTCTACGCGGGGGTGATGGTGGTGGACGCCGTGGCCGCCCTGGCCACCGGGTGGGCCTACGACCATCTCGGCGCACCAGTGCTGGCCGTACTGCCGGTGGTCGCGGCCTTGATTCCGGTGCTGTCCTTCACCACCAGCCTGCCCCTGGTAATCACCGGAGCATTGCTGTGGGGTATCGGCTTGGGCATCCAGGAATCCACCCTGCGCGCCACCATCGCCGACCTGGTGCCCACCCACCGGCGCGGCACCGCCTACGGGATCTTCGCCGCGATCCTGGGCGTGGCCACCGCCGCCGGAGGAGCCCTCAGCGGTGCCCTCTACCAAACCTCGCTGGCGCTACTGATCGGACTCACCATCGCCCTGCAACTGCTCGCCCTGATCGCGCTGACCCTCACCCGGGCCGGCCACCGAGTCCACGACTGA
- the mgtE gene encoding magnesium transporter, translating into MDEKTMTSEEAVIEAVDRALGGKDLQELSTVVHQLSASQVIDVAERLNVKDRAVVFRLLPKGQALEVFEGLDATLQGELVQGLKDEEVALLFADLDPDDRVGLLDELPATVARRLLLGLPPEERDLTAEVLGYPQGSIGRRMSPEYVVTHPELTAGQSLDRIHERLEDAETIYTLPVLDGQRRVVGVVSLRDLMRAHPQEPVSALMHAPEYVQATVTAESAARRCADLRILALPVVDNEARLVGILTVDDALWILEDAESEDAARISGSEPLRRPYLATPVRNIVRSRIVWLLVLAIGATLTVQVLSVFEDTLEQMVVLTLFIPLLIGIGGNTGNQAATTVTRALALGDVRPRDIGQVLAREVRVGSSLGLLLGSVGFAIAALVYDVQIGGVIGLTLLSICTMAATVGGIMPLIGKAIRADPAVFSNPFITTFVDATGLIVYFLIARAILNI; encoded by the coding sequence ATGGATGAGAAGACGATGACAAGTGAAGAGGCGGTCATCGAGGCCGTGGACCGCGCGCTCGGGGGCAAAGACCTGCAGGAACTGTCCACGGTGGTGCACCAGTTGTCCGCGTCCCAGGTGATCGACGTGGCCGAACGCTTGAACGTCAAGGACCGGGCGGTGGTGTTCCGGTTATTGCCCAAGGGCCAGGCGTTGGAGGTCTTCGAAGGCCTCGATGCCACCCTGCAGGGAGAGCTGGTCCAGGGGTTGAAGGATGAGGAGGTGGCGTTGCTCTTCGCCGACCTCGATCCCGATGACCGGGTGGGATTGCTGGATGAACTCCCGGCGACCGTGGCCCGGCGACTGTTGCTGGGCCTGCCACCGGAGGAGCGGGACCTCACCGCAGAAGTGCTGGGATATCCGCAGGGGTCGATCGGGCGCCGGATGAGCCCGGAGTACGTGGTGACCCACCCGGAGTTGACGGCCGGGCAGAGCCTGGACCGGATCCATGAGCGCCTCGAGGACGCCGAGACCATCTACACGCTGCCGGTGCTGGACGGGCAGCGGCGCGTGGTGGGCGTGGTGAGCCTGCGCGATCTGATGCGCGCGCACCCGCAGGAGCCGGTCTCGGCCCTGATGCACGCACCTGAATACGTCCAGGCCACCGTGACCGCCGAGAGCGCCGCCCGGCGCTGTGCCGACCTGAGGATCCTGGCCCTTCCGGTCGTGGACAACGAGGCCCGGCTCGTGGGGATCCTCACCGTCGATGACGCCCTGTGGATCCTGGAGGACGCCGAGTCCGAGGACGCCGCCCGCATCAGCGGTAGTGAGCCGCTGCGGCGGCCGTATCTGGCCACACCGGTTAGGAATATCGTCCGCTCCAGGATCGTGTGGTTGCTGGTGCTGGCCATCGGCGCCACACTGACCGTCCAGGTCCTCTCCGTCTTCGAGGACACCCTGGAGCAGATGGTGGTGCTCACCTTGTTCATCCCCCTGCTCATCGGTATCGGGGGCAATACGGGCAATCAGGCCGCCACGACGGTGACCAGGGCGCTGGCCCTGGGAGATGTGCGCCCGCGCGACATCGGGCAAGTGCTGGCCCGCGAAGTCCGGGTAGGGTCCTCGCTGGGCCTGCTGCTGGGCTCGGTGGGATTCGCCATAGCCGCCCTGGTGTACGACGTGCAGATCGGAGGGGTCATCGGCCTGACCCTGCTGAGCATCTGCACGATGGCCGCGACCGTCGGCGGGATAATGCCGCTGATCGGAAAGGCAATCCGGGCCGACCCGGCCGTGTTCTCCAACCCCTTCATCACGACCTTCGTGGACGCCACCGGCCTGATCGTCTACTTCCTGATCGCCCGCGCCATCCTCAACATCTGA
- a CDS encoding CrcB family protein has translation MILVLIAAFGGAGAATRFVVDGLIRTRYATTFPAATVFINITGSLALGLLTAAAIAGALGQPWVVAASIGFCGGYTTFSTAMVETVRLVQAGDHTRAVLNVLGTGVATVAAAAAGLGLGHLIW, from the coding sequence ATGATCCTGGTCCTGATCGCCGCCTTCGGCGGGGCCGGGGCGGCAACACGGTTCGTCGTGGACGGGCTGATCCGCACCCGGTACGCCACCACGTTCCCGGCCGCGACCGTGTTCATCAACATCACCGGCTCCCTGGCCCTGGGACTGCTCACCGCCGCCGCCATCGCCGGGGCCCTGGGCCAGCCGTGGGTGGTCGCGGCCTCGATCGGGTTCTGCGGCGGGTACACCACCTTCTCCACTGCCATGGTCGAGACCGTGCGCCTGGTCCAGGCCGGAGACCACACCCGGGCCGTGCTCAACGTCCTGGGCACCGGGGTGGCCACCGTCGCCGCGGCGGCCGCCGGCCTGGGCCTGGGCCACCTGATCTGGTGA